The Nostoc sp. PCC 7524 nucleotide sequence GGGGTTATTGGATTATCCCCAATACACTCGTCCGGCCAACTTTCGCGGCTGGAAAGTGCCTGATGTCTTGTTATCAGGAAATCATGCAGCGATCGCCAAATGGCGTTACGAGCAGCAAATTCAAAGAACCAGCGATCGCCGTCCCGATTTGCTCTCAAAATGGCAACAGGAGAAGAAGCAGAGGGAGCAGGGGAGCAGGGGAGCAGGGGAGTAGGGGAGATGAGGAAGAATAACTATTACCTACTAAACTAATGACTAATAACTATGAACATCAGAATTGGTAACGGCTACGATATTCATCGCTTGGTGAGCGATCGCGCTCTGATTTTAGGGGGTGTACACATTCCCCATGAACTAGGTTTGTTGGGACATAGTGATGCGGATGTCCTCACCCACGCCATTATGGACGCTATGCTGGGGGCTTTGTCCTTGGGAGATATTGGCCATTATTTTCCTCCCACTGATCCCCAATGGGCAGGGGCAGATAGTTTAGTTTTATTAAGTCAAGTCCATCAGCTAATTCGCAATCAAAGTTGGCAAATAGGCAATATTGACTCGGTGGTAGTTGCAGAACGTCCTAAGTTGAAGCCCCATATTAAAACAATGCGTGACAAAATAGCAGGTGTTTTAGAACTACAACCAAATCAAGTAGGTATTAAAGCCACTACCAATGAAAAATTAGGCCCTGTGGGACGAGAAGAAGGTATCTGTGCTTATGCTGTAGTCTTGCTGGTAGCTACTAATTAAATTGATGCTGTCAGAAGACAAGCAAAAAAAATCAATATAGTAAATCCCAATTACATCGAGGTACACCCTAGCCCCTAGTCTCAACTAGATTTACCTCACTAAACGGGAAACACTATAGGAATCCGGTTTGATTACTGAAATGATTTGCGTAGGTAGGCAATAGGCAATAGGCAATAGGCAATAGAAAAGAAGGGGGGTAGGGGTATACTGAGTTTTTTTCAAAAATCAAATATGATTCCTATATCAGCATCTAAAGTTCAATATTATTGCATCTAAAATCATGCAGTTGAAAAATACTATTTTCTCCCTATCTAGACGTTTTTGGATACTCATTATTCTGGCTTTATTTACAGCAGTAACAGTTGCAGCGTGCAATCCAGCAAACTTCAAAAGTTCCGCAGCACAAACACCCCGATTAGTAACCAGTATTCTCAGCGATCCTAAAACTTTTAACTATGCTCTAAGTTCAGAAGTTCCCAATGTATTTGGCTTGATTTATGAGGGTTTAATCACCGAAAACTATGAAACTGGTGAAGTCGAGCCAGCGTTAGCAGAGTCTTGGGAAGTTTCTGATGATAAATTGAAAATTGTGTTTACTCTGCGCGATGCTTTGAAGTGGTCTGATGGTAAGTCCCTCACAGTAGATGATGTGATATTTACCTACAATGAGATTTACTTTAATGAAGCCATTCCCACAGATATCCGAGATGTGATGCGGATTGGTGAAAGTCGTAAACTACCAACTGTGAGAAAAGTCGATAACCGTCGAGTGGAGTTTACTGTGCCAGAACCATTTGCACCGTTTTTACGAAGTGGTACAGGTGCGCCAATTTTACCAGCCCATGCTTTGAGGGAATCAGTAAAAACGAAAGATGCTGAGGGCAAGCCAACATTTCTGCAAAAGTGGGGAGTTGATACGCCACCAGATCAAATTGTGGGGAATGGCGCTTATACCATAGAGCGATATGACACAAGCGAACGTGTAGTTTTTAAACGCAATCCTTATTACTGGCGCAAGGGGCCGAAAGGTGAACAACAGCCTTACATTGAACGCATAGTGTGGCAAATTGTGGAATCTACAGATACATCCTTGCTGCAATTTCGTTCAGGTGGTTTAGATAGTGTAGGCGTAACACCGGATTATTTTTCTTTGCTGAAGCTGCAAGAAAAGCAGGGCAATTTCAAAATTTATAATGGTGGACCTGCTGCTGGTACTACTTTTGTCCTCTTCAATTTAAATAAAGGGAAAAGAGACGGTAAACCGCTTATTGATCCTATTAAATCTCGTTGGTTTAATACTTTAGAATTTCGTCAAGCCGTCGCATATGCAATTGACCGTCAAACCATGATTAATAATATCTATCGTGGCTTAGGTCAAACGCAAAATTCACCAATTTCTGTCCAAAGTCCCTATTATCTGTCACCCAAAGAAGGGTTAAAAGTCTACGATTATAATCTTGACAAAGCCAAGCAACTGTTAATAAAAGCTGGATTTAAGTACAATGATCAAGGACAATTATTAGATGCTCAAGGTAATCGAGTTCGTTTTACATTGCTGACCAATGCTGGTAACAAAATCCGTGAGGCCATGGGTTCACAGATTAAACAAGACTTGAGCAAAATCGGGATGCAAGTCGATTTCACCCCCTTAGCATGGAATACTTATACAGATAAGCTAGCTAATACCTTAGATTGGGAAGCTTCGATGCTGGGTTTGACTGGTGGACTAGAACCAAATGATGGGGCAAATGTTTGGTCCCCTGAAGGTGGATTACATATGTTTAATCAAAAACCCCAAGCTGGACAAAAACCGATTGAAGGATGGGAAGTAGCACCTTGGGAAGCGAGAATTGGTGAGTTATACATTCAAGCGGCAAAAGAGTTAGATGAAGCCAAGCGCAAAGAAATTTATGCGGAGACTCAACGCATCACTCAGGAGAACTTACCATTTATTTACTTGGTAAATCCCTATGCTTTGTCGGCAGTACGTAAT carries:
- the ispF gene encoding 2-C-methyl-D-erythritol 2,4-cyclodiphosphate synthase, whose amino-acid sequence is MNIRIGNGYDIHRLVSDRALILGGVHIPHELGLLGHSDADVLTHAIMDAMLGALSLGDIGHYFPPTDPQWAGADSLVLLSQVHQLIRNQSWQIGNIDSVVVAERPKLKPHIKTMRDKIAGVLELQPNQVGIKATTNEKLGPVGREEGICAYAVVLLVATN
- a CDS encoding ABC transporter substrate-binding protein; the encoded protein is MQLKNTIFSLSRRFWILIILALFTAVTVAACNPANFKSSAAQTPRLVTSILSDPKTFNYALSSEVPNVFGLIYEGLITENYETGEVEPALAESWEVSDDKLKIVFTLRDALKWSDGKSLTVDDVIFTYNEIYFNEAIPTDIRDVMRIGESRKLPTVRKVDNRRVEFTVPEPFAPFLRSGTGAPILPAHALRESVKTKDAEGKPTFLQKWGVDTPPDQIVGNGAYTIERYDTSERVVFKRNPYYWRKGPKGEQQPYIERIVWQIVESTDTSLLQFRSGGLDSVGVTPDYFSLLKLQEKQGNFKIYNGGPAAGTTFVLFNLNKGKRDGKPLIDPIKSRWFNTLEFRQAVAYAIDRQTMINNIYRGLGQTQNSPISVQSPYYLSPKEGLKVYDYNLDKAKQLLIKAGFKYNDQGQLLDAQGNRVRFTLLTNAGNKIREAMGSQIKQDLSKIGMQVDFTPLAWNTYTDKLANTLDWEASMLGLTGGLEPNDGANVWSPEGGLHMFNQKPQAGQKPIEGWEVAPWEARIGELYIQAAKELDEAKRKEIYAETQRITQENLPFIYLVNPYALSAVRNRFDGIKFSALGGAFWNLHEIKIVQ